Genomic DNA from Antennarius striatus isolate MH-2024 chromosome 16, ASM4005453v1, whole genome shotgun sequence:
GATGAGGGAATAAAGACGTTCTCCCATCACGCCGCCACCCCTGCCTGCTTATTTCTGAACGTAAACAGGCCCACTGTGGGTCGGGCCGTTGATCTGTGAGCACCCTCTGCTGGAGGAGAGGGGAAACAGGAAATGGGCCACTGATGGACCCAAACAAGCAGGAAGCTGTTTGTGGTAAATAAGGAAGTGGGGTCAACAGTCCCGCGCTGGGAGTGGGCGTCGACATGTTGACCTCACAAGTCGGTAATCGACAGCTCTGTGGCGTCAATTTGAATATCATGAGCTCAGTGGTATGTAAATGAGCCGTTACCACTCATTACTGCCCTGGTAAAACAAGGGTCTGTTAATGGGGATGTGTTTATATCCCACCGACTGTATAAAAAGGAGCTGGAGCTAATGAATGTAAATGAAGATGGGTTCTGAGTGGAGGCGACCCAGTTCGCCCTGAAAAGCAGGATTggaaaagccaaattacaaaatgtaaaaaaaaaaattattagcaGCAAAGTCATATACagaatatgaaatataaaaagttGCCGAGTCTCATCGTTTTTTTACTATCCCCTGTAAAACAACTGGAGCGCGACCACTCGCTAGCCTTCGACCGTATTGCCATGCCAACGGAAACTTCAAAAAGTGCCCTTTTACTTCActcttttttaaatcaaaatgataAAGTGCCCTCCGGAGGTGTCATTCCACTGGATAAAATGTGACAAAGTGCCCTCGTGGGCGTCGTCCCGGTGGATAAAACATGATAATGTGGCCTCTAATGTGGCCCGATACGCGAGGCGGCGTGACTAAGTGCCCTCCGGAGCGCCCGGTTTAGTGTTCAGAACGGGGGCGAGGTGCCCTCAAGGGCATCCTTAGAGCGTAGACCAAAACACATAGAGTACATGCTAGGAAATTAGCTGGCCCTCGTTTGCCTGTAGatatttaaattatgaaaataccCTGCATGGGTTTGCCGTAACTTTCTGGGTTGCCCTGGGGCAAACTGGGTTCGCCCcaggaaaacaaatcaaacccaGGTTGTtggtaattttttaattaaggAAAAAAACCAGGGTCGGTTTTGTCCTGAAATTTCTCTCTTATGTCCTTCaaggagagaaatgaaatcCCTCGCGGGACGGGTGGGGTATTTATTGGTGTAAACCTCATTCTTTAAGGTTCGGTGGCCCAAAGCCAAGACGGAATAAAGTCCGACGCCGGGATATCGCTGCACTGCAGGAAACAAGCGTCCGGGTCATGGACTCCGTTCGTCTGCCCCCATAAATGTAATCTTCCACTTGTTGCGAGCAGGATGAAGGATGACTCGTGACACAGTGGCTTCTTCCTTCTCACCAATCCTCCTCCCACTTTTGGCctttcagacatttttctcACCGAAATGCATTTTTAGGTGTCCTGAGGTGTTCCCTCATTGTTGAACTTCTGTTTGACGGATTACTTCTAGCtaaacttcctctttctctctgcacaGTGAGAAATTCCCTCGCTGCTCTTTGTTCTTTAGTTTTTACTGTGACTGAGTTCAAGGAAAGACTTTTGATTTTATGTCTGTTCATCCGACCGCTGTGATTCATTAGAGACGACGATTTAAAAGCAGTTAGAACAAGTTTCTATCTGAGGTGAAAAAAGAGGACAAGTTTGTTgatagttgtttgtttttggttgactagttggttggatggttggttgggtTGGTCgattgtttggttggttggttggtttgttgattgtttagttatttgttggttggtttattgactgtttggttggttggttggtttattgTTCCTTCGGTTGACtggttggttgggtggttgACAGGCCAGTTGACTGATTGAGTGGTTGCCTGGTTGCTTGAttgtttggttggtttgttggttggtttgttggtttacTGACAGGTTGGTTGGTTAGTATTTGGTTTACAGTGTtttgttagttggttggttTACTGACAGGTTGGTTGCTGGTCGGTTGATTGACaggttggttggtcagttgattgacaggttggttggttgttttttggttgactggttGAGTGGTTAGTTGGTTGAACTGAcaggttggttggttggttggttggttggttggttggtacCTATAGGTTGCCACAACATCTTGTGCAGAAATGTAAAGCCCAACAGCAAACGTATGATCAAACTGTGAACCCGGTAACTATAACAACTGAACCCGACATGTTAAACCAGTTAAATCAGTTAAGTCGGTTAAACCAGTTAAATATGTAACTGCGTCTCCAAACGCGTCGGTCGACCACCGGCCGCCGTAGCTCAGAGACGTCGTCGTGTCAGACCAGGTTGAGTTCGGTAGAACAGCACAGATTCCCTCCAGACCTACATCATTATCTCCATGAAATCAGCAGCAACAGAGAAACCTTCACACACCTGTCtgatcacattcacacacatacacacacacacacacacacacaacccactCACTGTGGAGCCGCCGTGTGGATTCATCACGCGCCGCTCGCCATTGGCTGGCAGCAACATCAACACCGGCGCTGGCTGACGGCCAATGAGGCGATGCTAGGCTACGTCTGATCAGGATGAAGAACAGCGTTTGACctggacacaggtgtgtgtgtgtgtgtgtgtgtgtgtgtgtgtgtgtgtgtgtgtgtgtgtgtgtgtgtgtgtgtgtgtgtgtgtgtgtgtgtgtgtgtgtgtgtgtgtgttgacagatCTCTTATAACGTCCACAGGCAGGACTTCAGGGCACTAGTTGATGAtagattctctctctctgtctcacacacacacacacacacacacgcacacgcacacgcacacgcacttCCATTCTAAAATCCAATTCTACTTATTTTACCATTGAACACtttcaggttttattttgaaatgaagttttaaatgttttcaaaaatacaGGCAGTTTTCAGAAGAGGCAAACAAAAAGAAGGTGAACAAGCGAACGAGTCTTTTCCTTTGGTAAAGATGCTCGCCACTAGAAGCGTCGTATATATAAAGTTCACTAACAGACAGGAGATattacagacaggaagtctaACTGTTCCCCGTTCTCGTCTTAAAGGAACAGACACATTTTAGGAATTAAAATTTTTGAGGTCTTTGTCGCGCGTTAGCATCGTGACTCGCTAACTTTAGCTTGCTTTGGAGCTCCAAGGAGGTGTTGAGCTACCCTATAGCTCCAAATCGTATTTCCATAAAAATGTAACTGTTCCTTtaaaccataaaataaaaaaaacagaagagaaatcAAGATAATAAAATCAACATCTATCAAAACTGCTTTGGATTAATTCTAATCACAGTTTTAGCGGCGCTTTCCTCATGCGTCGAGGGGCTTTGTGAGCATTTTATTACCTCCGCCAAGGAGATTAAATTTCCACCTGTATCCAATCGTTTGTTTGCAGGATTacgccagaaaaaaaaagaaaaactcctcCGTAGATTTCTCAGAGATTAGTTGGCTGGATGGCGCCCGACCCCCTACGGAATCGTTTGCCTAATTACTCAAACATGAATTAATTTCGGTGAAACTTTACGGACATGTGTGCGAGCTAATCAGACGCGTGGGATTATTAAAGCTTGGCGGAGGTGTGTTCATTCTGAGTTCTAGTAATGAAGATGAATTGAGGTGCAAACCGACACCCCTCCTACACATGAAAGAGTAGTCCTGCCCCGCCCTCTTTAGCACCAAGTGGCTCGTTACGTCGCGTACCTGACGAGCGGAATTCGTTATAATCTTTACGTTAAAGCGTCGTTTATCATATGGCTTCAATAAAAGTGGTTTAtgaataatgtatatattaaaacatttgtcCACATCCTTCGAGAGATCATTATTTCTCCGTCTGCTACGTTACCCTGTTAgcacgatgatgtcatcgccgCTAACACCTCAGGCTAACAGCTACTGGATGTTCATTACAGCGTGGCGGCGTTTCGATGTGAAACCAGGTTGTGACTTCCCGTCTCGACGCTAAACCACCACTTCGACGTAATTGGCCGGGTAAAGCCCCTCCCACCCGTCGTCCTTCACGCCCCGACACCAACCCTGATCGTCCTCGTCCTCGATCTTCAGAAACTCCTCACCTACGGGAAGACGGGGaggatttattttacattaaaaagcGACAAATGGATAAAAATCGCTCGTATCCACGCCGACCAGCTGTTTTAGAACGCAGGTTTGCTATTATGGGATGTTCACCTGCTTTAAACGACATCTCGTCCGTCTCCTGGCCGGCGTAGTCGTACAGCGCTCTCACCCTCACTCCTCCGATCATCACACTGTGGAGGGGGGAGAAAGAAGCGACAGAAGGGGGGAGACAGATGGAGGCGTGATCGTCATGGCGCCAGCAGCATCACATTGCCCCGGCGACCGTCTCTCAGATGTCACTCACCTCTTCTCTATCGTTCCTGTCTTTTCTACGTCTTTCTTCccttttttggttttcttcGGGGGCATCCATtcctacaaataaataaataaataaaaacggtTCAACCAAACTGACCTTCCTGGATGTGAGGCGGGGTGTGATCCCAGGTGAACCGGGGGGGTTGGGGAGGGTACCTGGAAGTGAGGCCAGTCGGTGGGCATTCCAGGTCCGTGAGTGTTTTTCCACCAGCGGAGGTCATCCTGCTCGTCGATGGCCGTCACCGTGTTGTGGAGCTCGTCGAAAACGGCCCTCGCACTAAAAGAGCgtcgtttaaaaaaaaggaccGCTAACTAGCTAGCAAAACACTATTCCCATCCCataatattatgttattatacaaaataaaacacaaaaattaacTGAAAATTCTGCTTCACTTCACCTGCTTATTAATCGTTAGCTTAGCTACGTTTAGCATGTGTATAGATAAAATTTTAGTATTTATGTAGGAATGAACCTGGTAGTTACTACATAAAAActaacatttgtgtgtctgaTCTAAAAGAGAAACTAGGGTGTGCTCTTAACgtccctttggggatcagaccagtacacaaaataaaaaataaaataaaaaaataaaaaccacttcACAGGTGAGctgtattcattttcatttaaccaCTCGTATGTCATTATGGTCATTATGTATTGAAGTTCATTTAAAGTTCTCATTAGCACATAATCCGCTTCCATCGCCAATCAAAGCATTTAAAGCAACACGTTTCACAACACTTAAGCAGATTAATTGATTTCTTATTTTTCCCCATCAATcctaatacccccccccccccccccccgtggcaCATGAAGGTTTTATCAAGTAATTACATTTCTGTCTTAACGGTTATTTCCTTTATTGGAGTAGAAGTGACTGACTGATGAACGGTCGTGTGTCAGGGAACAGCTTTTAATCAGGGCTTAAGTGAGTCACTTTATTGATTTTAACACACTCAGAGCTAAACAGACACCAgatgaacacaaataaaataatctattCCATCAACGCGCTAGCAGCGTTAAACGCTATCTGTCACGGCGCTAACTTGTCGTCCTGTGTCTCACCTCTCGTTGTTGGTGATGTCGAGGTGTTTGTGGATGGAGAGGAAGGCCTGTTTGAGGAAGACGATCCTCTTGCGCTCCTCATCCTGCGATTGGTCGAAAATGGactccatctcctccatgtAGCGCGGGGCGTAGCggttcacctcctccaggacctTCTCGTAGCGGCCGCGGTACTGAAAACATTAGCGTTGTTGCATTTAGACGTAAGAAGAGTTTGTCCTGACACCGCACCCCAAAGCGACAACAAGGCTAACGAGACATAAgaaaattcatttgaatttcaaccccccccccctcagagaTCTTCTTCCTGTTTGAACTTCACCTCTGCCTTTTCCCTGCCTTCCATTGGCATCGCTTCGCTTCTTGGCGTCACAAACTGTGAAGCTGTAGTGTAGCTCGAAACAGGAGGCGTGTGCTAGCTGGTGAGTGTTCATGAGATCTTACCCCCTCGtaacaagaaacacaaaaaacacaacgcTGTTGAAAAACCCCCGCTGGTGGTGAAAAGCTGCCTTTAATCACAGCAGGTGTTGGTTAAGTGTTCCAGTCTGAAATCATTTCAGCCCAGAGGTAACGAGCAAAAACCTTTTTAACCCTTTCAGGTCATTTCTTCATTTCGTGCAGCGGGAGACAGATTGAGGAAAACGGCGTTTCCACCTACGTCGTCAACCCTGTCGACATGGCAACCGCTGAGCTCCTTCATCAGGAGGTTAATGAACGAACGCGCAAAGGTCTTCCAACGTCATCCGTTTTTGACCAAATTGCTGACTTGCGATTGTCAAGCACCTCAAAGGTTGTTAAGATAATCAATCAAAGAGTTGCGTGAACAAATTCTCCTACGTCAGGCTAACAAAAGACAAAATCGGCAAGTCTTGGTATTCATGTCTTCCTGAAAACcagataaaaatgtttatgttgGCTTCAACAGCACGAACTGATGACTTCTAGAATTTTATAGATCACTATAAGAATAGTAAGCTGTTAGCTAGCAACACAATTTGTTTTGTTAGATTTAAACTTCCTTaaacttaatttattttgagGAGAATATCTGTGTCCAAGACTATTCAAGACTacaaaaggaaaggtgtacaaaactgtggtgagaccagcgatgttgtttggtctagagacagtgtcactgaggaaaagacaggagacagagctggaggtagcagagttgaagatgctgaggttctctctgggagtgaccaggaaggataggatcaggaatgagtacatcagagggacagcacatgttagaggttctggagataaagtcagagaggacatgaaggtagttggtgtgagagaagaggatgcagaagacagggttagagggaggacactgattggctgtggcgacccctgaagggaaaagccaaaaggagaagatcTGTGTTCAAGACTGTTGCACCAGGTACTTTATAGTAATTGAATGCTCCCATTGGAAACTGTCCAATCAACTATGTTCCAGGAAAGTTTGCCCCAACTCGCCTGAAGCTCCcgtctcgggggggggggggtctagaCTATTTCTATTGGACGAGCTAAACGGACAAACCTTCTCTGCCTCCATCTGAGCCAGCTGCCTGTCCTCGTGGATCTTCTTCTGCTTGTCGATGGCGACGTCCGGGTTTCCCTGAGTGTGGGTCTCCCTCTCGCGGGCGGCCTGCTCCTTACGGCTCACCTTGTGGTAGGCCCGCCTGGCCTTGTCCAGCTGAGGACCAGAGAACATGAGCTTTACCTTCATTTCATCAGTTCAGATGCAGCGAAAAGTGAAACCCGAGCCGACTGAAATGTGTCTGGCTGATTCACAGAATGTAAAGTGGTGCATTGGGTCCAAATATAGATCTTGTACTGGAGCCAGTGGCTTCATGAGGACCATTTGTCATGTAGCACTGGCTTTTATATCGACTACCTAAAGGGCCgttatttgtttttgactttGTTTTCGAATTTGAATGTACGACCGAGCTCAGAAATTTAAAGGTCTCCCGTTTGGGTCACGGAATTCCTGGATTGGATGGGAAAATGTGGGTTGGGAATGTGACCAATAGATGTTCCCAAAGACAAAATCTAAAATAGTGTCAGTCCTGATATGACCGAGGTAATATAGATCTGGGAAAGAACAGGAAACAGATATCCTAGTAGTCCAGAATTTCTAGGTTCTGTCCCAGTTAGCAAAGGCAGGTCCGAAATCTAACTGGCTGTTTAGTAGAATCTTTTTCGCTCTATTTACTCCCATTCATCGAGGAATTTAACATGAGCGCCCCCTGGGGGGGAACTAAAGCAAATTGAAACTTGCTTtgcttctatttttaatttttctgcaaTTCTTTGGAGCAACTTAGAACCAGAATTTCCTTCAGGATTAATAAGGTTTTTGTTATCTTAAAATTGTGTCCAATGGAATGAATCGGACATGAAGGCGCAAAACGTCGTAATtttgtgaaacatttaaaattcatttattttatgacaTATAAAGAGACTTgtaggattaataaagtttttcttgGGAAtatactttttgttttcatctctgtGGATTTGACATATTAAAGGTTCTATCGTTGAActtgaaacaaaaatatattaatgcaACTTAAATGTCAA
This window encodes:
- the si:ch211-51c14.1 gene encoding protein kinase C and casein kinase substrate in neurons protein 3 — encoded protein: MSTPPSDNAPEDANNRSFWMPGNYQRTVRRTEDSFQACNDIVACFQERARVERQYAQQLGEWSNKWKPVVDSSPLYGSLLKAWQCFLSSADRLASLHASICRSLVLEDGDRVRTWQKDTFHKKLFGGFKESQDVETGFIRAQKPWAKRLKKLDKARRAYHKVSRKEQAARERETHTQGNPDVAIDKQKKIHEDRQLAQMEAEKYRGRYEKVLEEVNRYAPRYMEEMESIFDQSQDEERKRIVFLKQAFLSIHKHLDITNNESARAVFDELHNTVTAIDEQDDLRWWKNTHGPGMPTDWPHFQEWMPPKKTKKGKKDVEKTGTIEKSVMIGGVRVRALYDYAGQETDEMSFKAGEEFLKIEDEDDQGWCRGVKDDGWEGLYPANYVEVVV